A window of Kribbella voronezhensis genomic DNA:
AAGCCGGCCAGGTCGCTCATCGGACGGGACCGCCCTGGCGACTCGGACAGCCCGGCCAGTACCAGGTACTCGAAGTGGCTCAGACCCGAGTCGCGCTGCAACTGGACGTCCAGCGCGGCGGGCAGCTTGAACATCAACCCGGCCAGCGTCATCCAGGCCTGCAACTCGTCCGGCTGCAGCCAGCGCACCTCGTCGTCCCCCACGGGACCATCGTATCTACAGGTACAGCCCGGTCTGGCCGTCCTCGAGGCGGCCGGCCGCGACCGCGTGCAGGTCGCGCTCGCGCAGCAGGACGTAGTCGTCGCCGCGGACCTCGACCTCGGCGCGGTCCTCCGGGTCGAACAGCACCCGGTCGCCGACCTCGACGGTCCTGACGTTGGCGCCGACGGCGACCACCTTCGCCCAGGCGAGCCGGCGGCCCATCTGCGCCGTGGCCGGGATCAGGATGCCGGCCGAGGACTTGCGTTCGCCCTCGGTCTCGAGGGCGACCAGCACCCGGTCGTGCAGCATCCGGATCGGCAGTTTGTCGTCGTCGACCCGCTTGCGAGGAGTCACCGGCGACCCACCAGCCGGCGGATCAGCAGCAGGACGGCGATGACTCCGACGGCCGCGCCACCGACCGCCACCAGCTTCTGGGTGCGCAGCTGACCGCGCTCGTCGAACACCTGCGCCTTGGCCTGCTCGACCTGCCGCCTGGCGACGTTCTTCGGGTGCGCCCGGTCGACCAACTCGTCCACGGTCGAGGCGAGTCGCGCGCGGGTGGCGGCGATGTCCGCCTCGATCTGCTCGGCGGTCCGAGCCTTCGTGTCCGACACCTGTCCGACGCTCCCTTCGACTGTTGCGGCCTTGCGGGCCTTCGCCGGGATGGCCCGGGAAGACCGTTCTGTTCACATCCTTGCAGGTCAGGCCTGCAGGTCCACGACCACCTTGATGTCGTCGGGCTCGCGGATCAGCGCGGACGGCCAGTCCGACAGCGGAACGGTCCGGGTGACCAGGCGTTCGAGCCAGTCCGGATCCGCCGCCCGCAGGACGTCCACCGCGTCGGCACAGTGTCGTTTGGCCGCGTTCACCGATCCGACCAGGACCGCGTTGCGGACCACCAACTGCCGGATCAACGCATCCATCCGTACGTCGATCGACGACGGCCCGGGCGAGATGCCGGTGAGGCACATGACTCCGGCCGGTGGCAGCAGGTTGGCGCAGTCCACCACCAACTGTCCCGCGCCGGTCGCCTCGATCACCACATCGGGAGTGACGTCCAGCTCTGCCAGATCGGTCAGATACTGCCCACCCAGGTCCCGCACCAACTGCGGCTTCGGCCCATCGGTCGCCCGGTCGAGTACATGGACGGTATGGCCGCGCTGGGCAGCGATCAGCGCAGCCAGCAGGCCGATCGGTCCGGCCCCGGTGACGAGCACGTGTTCGGGCCCAAACCACGAGCGGTCGCCGACCTGGTCGATCTGGTCCCATGCCTTGGTCAGGATGCTGGCCGGCTCCACGAGTACGCCGAGCAGGCCTAGCTCCGCGGGCACCGGCACCGCGTAGTACGGGTCGATGCGCCAGCGTTCCGCACCGTACCCGTCCATCTCCTTGATGCCGCGTTCGGTGTAGCGGCCGTTGCGGCAGAAGTCCCACTCGCCGCGTGCACAGGCCGGGCACGGGGCCGGATCGGGGCGGCGGACGATTCCCATCACCAGATCGCCGGCGCTGACGCCGGCACCCGGCGGCGCCTCCAGGACGCGGCCGAGCGACTCGTGGCCGATCACGAGCCGGTCCGCGCCGGGTCGGCCGGTACCGAACTCGCCGGCGACCATCTCGTGGTCGGTGCCGCAGATCCCGGCCAGCACACCCTCGACCAGGATCGAGCCGTCGCTGAGCGGCGGTTCGGAGACCTCTCCGAGAGAAGCAGAGTTCGCCTTGCCCGGTACGACCGTCATTGCCCGCATGCCGTCCACTCCACCCCGCGCGGAATGCTTCACGCAAGTTGCCCCGCCGCCCGCCGGGTTGTGACGCGAGCGGCTGGTGGGGCCGCTGAGACCGCCTGCGGGCGGCGGACCGGCGTACGGCAGAATGTCGGACAATCAACCGCGAGCGATGGGGGAACCCGATGTCCGAGCGTCTGACCGTCGGCGACACCGCACCCGACTTCACCCTCCCCGACGCCGACGGCAACGACGTCTCGCTGGCCGGCCTGCGCGGCAAGAACGTGATCGTCTACTTCTACCCAGCCGCGATGACGCCCGGGTGCACGAAGCAGGCCTGCGACTTCCGCGACTCGCTCGACTCCCTCGCGGCGCACGGGTACACCGTGCTCGGGATCTCCCCGGACAAGCCCGCCAAGCTGGCCAAGTTCCGCGAGCGCGACGGCGTCACCTTCCCGTTGCTGAGCGACCCGGACAAGACCGTGCTGACGGCGTACGGCGCCTTCGGCGAGAAGACCATGTACGGCAAGAAGGTGACCGGCGTGATCCGGTCGACCTTCGTGGTCGACCCGGACGGCAAGATCGCGGTCGCGCAGTACAACGTGAAGGCCACCGGCCACGTCGCCAAACTCCGTCGCGATCTCGGGCTCTGACGACCGGTTCCGAAAAGCCAACCTTTTCCCGAGCGGCCGCGTCCGTAGTACCGATCCTGTTTGTCAGGACATCGAGCGAAGGGAAACCCTCGACCGTTTCATGGGCCTGGTCCATGGAACGGTCGTTTGAGCGAACCGATTGATGTGATTTGGATCACACTCCGATCTCACCTGATCGGAGCGGCGAGGCTACCCTCCGTGAGCTTTTCGGGCTCCGCAGGGACGAGTAGTACTGCATCCCCATCCGGCGTTCAGTTGCAACCCTGCGTCCATGCCGTGAAGCCGGCCCGTGATCTTCGCCCTGACCAGTGCAAAGCGGGTAATCTGCGCCCGCAGTCTGCCTCTGGGAGGGAGGGACCTGCCGCGATGGGAAAACACTCCTCTGCGGTGACGAAAAGTAACAACAACCGTCGTCCGGTTTATCTGACCGCCGTCGGCCTACTGGTGCTGTCTTTGGGCGCCGTGTTTGTGGTCCGCTCCTTCGGATCGGAATCGGGTGCCGACGGGTTCCTGGGCGGTGGGTCGTGCGACGACCCGACCCAGATCCAGTTGCACACCACGCCCGAGATCCAGCCCCAACTGGAGGCAGCGGCCAAGTCGCTGGCCGCCAAGAAGGACAAGGACGCGCCCTGTCTGCAGTTCACGATCAGCCCGGTCAAGTCTTCGGTCGATGCGCGGACCATCGCCAACAAGGGTGACAGCACGCCCGACCTGTGGGTACCGGACTCGTCCGCATGGATCCCCCAGGCCGACGACGGCGACTCCATCCCGACCATCGTGGTCCCGTCCATCGCCACCTCACCTCTGGTCCTGGTCGGACGGAACGAGAACTTCGCCAACATCTCGTCCTGGCTGGGCGCCTTCGGGACCACCAAGCCGGCCCTGCTCGACCCGGGCAGTGAGTCGGCCGGCCTGCTCGCCTTGCTGGCAGTCGGTTCCGAACGGTCCAAGACGTCGGCCACCGACAGTCTGGTGTCCTCCGTGATGGTCCCGCTCGCCCAGCGGCTGGGTTCGATGGCCAAACCGTTCACCGACGTCGACGGCGTGTTCGGCCGGGCTGCCGCGGAGAACAGCCAGGTCGTCGTACCGGCCTCGGAGCAGGCGTTCGTCAAGTACCAGGATGAGCACCCGGACGCCGAACTGAAGGCCGTCGTACCGCAGACCGGGACGCTGGTGTTCGACTACCCGATCGCGGTGACCAGCAAGGCCGACAACAACCAGGTCATCACCGAGGCGGCCAAGTCGCTCGCCGCGGAGATGCTGACGGATGCGGCCGACCAGGCCCGGGACGACGCCGGCTTCCGTGACGGGCTGCTCAGCCCGCTCACCGGCGGCCGGGGTGTCGGCGACATCATCCAGCTCACCAAGCCGACGCCCAGCGCGGTCGACAAGGCACTGCTGGACTGGACCCGGCTGTCGCTGACGGCGCACTCGCTGGCCGTGATCGACGTGTCCGGCTCGATGAACGAGAAGGTCGGCGACAAGACCCGGATGCAGCTCACCATCGCTGCCGCCCAACAGGGTCTCGGGCTGTTCCCGGACAACGCGGCGCTCGGGTTGTGGACGTTCTCGACCAACATCGGCCCGTCGCATGCCGCCTATCGGCAACTGGTCCCGATCCGGAAGCTGAACAAGGCGCAACGGAACACGATCATCGCCACCCTGCAGCAGCAGAAGGCGATTCCCAACGGTGGCACCGGACTGTACGAGACGGCGATCGCCGCGGTCCGCGCCGTGAAGGAGAACTTCGACTCCAGTGCCGTCAACGCCGTCATGATCTTCACCGACGGCAAGAACGACGATCCGAACGGACTGACCCTGACCCAGGCGATCCGCCAACTGGAGAGCCTGCGCGACCCGGCCCGCCCGGTCCGGATCATCGCGCTCGGCATGGGGCCTGACGTGGACGGCAACGAGCTCGGCCAGCTGGCCGCGGCCACCGGCGGTCTCAGCTACGTTGCCCGCAACCCCGGCGACCTGCAAGGCGTGTTCATCAACGCGCTGCAGAGTCGCTGAGCGATCTCGCAGACCTGCTCCCTAAGATGTCTTGGGGAGCAGGTCTCCCGAGCCAGAGTGGTGGAATGGCAGACACGCCGGCTTTAGGTGCCGGTGCCCTTTGGGTGTGAGGGTTCGAGTCCCTCCTCTGGCACCTTCGTCGTACTGCGGGGAGATTTCCCCACGCGGGCTCCTCCGTCGCCCGCTCCCGCCCACCCCTGGTCGCGGCTCCTCCGTCGCCGCTCGAAAGCACTTCGACAGACGGCTCCTGGTCCTGAGCAACCAAGGACACCCACGCAACTCCTGCGTCGTTGCTCCCGCCCACCCGTGGTCGCCGGCTCCTCCGTCGCCTGCTTGAAGCGCTCGGCGTCGAGGTCTGCACAGCATCTGACAACTCTTTGCGCGGAGTCCTCATCGCAGATGCCCTCTGCACACAGCAGTTCGGTCACAGTCACCACCGCTTGAGCACTGGGCGCCGCCTTCGAAGGCGCACCTACATCTCCGCGACGAAAGAGCCGCGACCACGCGCACGTGAGAGCAGCGGCGAACGAGCCGCGCGGCGCGCAACAGTCGCGGCGATCGGGTGTTCGGCACCGGCTGCTCGACGACCTTGCCCTCGATCAGGCGGCCGACGCGGACCACTTCGCCGCTCCGGGAAGCCAGTGAGTTGGCGCGGTTGCTCGCGCTCGGATACGAGCCGGATGAGACGGCGCGCCTACACCTGAGCGGCGACGAAGGAGCCGCGACCAGGGGCGGGCGGGAGCGGCGACGGAGGAGCCGCGTGGGGATGTCCGATCAGAGGGTCTCGAGGTACGCCGTACCGCGCGGGCTCAGTTCGTAGCCGACTTCGAGGCTGTAGGTCAGGCCCAGGTTCTTGAGTTTGCGGACGTCGAGTTTGAAGCCTGCTGTGTCGCGGCCTACCTCGGCGGCGAGGTCGCCGGCGCGGATGTGGGGTTTGGCCTGGATCTGGCGGAGGGTCGCGGTGGTCCAGGCGCCGTGGCGGCTGAGTTCGTCGAGCTTGGCCAGCCGGGCGCGGAGGTCCTCGAGATCGGACGGCGAGAGATCCGCTGAGGCGGCCAGTTCTTCGCGCGGGTCCGGGCCTTCGACGAGGTGGAAGCGGATCAGGAAGGTCGGCCAGTCCTCGTTGCCACGGAGCCGGCGGCGGACGTCCTTGGCGTTGCCGCGGTCGGCGGCGATCACGTCGGGGTCGTTGTCGGCGAGCAGGTCGGGGTTGATCTGGCTGACGCTGTCGATCTCGATCCGGCCGGCGTTGGTCCGGTACACGCGGCCGGCCACCACCCGCGGCTCGGCCCAGCGCCGGTACGCCGAGGTGATGCGTCCCTCGGCGACTCCGTCTCGATCCGGTCCGGCGAACAACATCTCAGGCTCCCAGTGCTTTGGCGACGATCGGGGCCAGCGCCCGCAGCGCCTTGCCCCGGTGACTGATGGCGTCCTTCTCCTCGATCGACAGCTCGGCCGTGGTCCGGTCGTAGCCCTCGGCCTGGAACAGCACGTCGTACCCGAAACCGCCGGTACCGCGCAGTTCGCGGATCACCGAGCCGCGCATCTCGCCGCGAACGATCTCGTCCTCGGCACCCGGCCGGCAGAACGCGATGGCCGCGACGAAGGAGGCGCCGCGGCGTTCGTCCGGGACATCTTCCAGCTGCCCGAGGAGCAGGAGGTTGTTCGCGTGGTTGTCCTTCAACGGACCGGACCAGCGGGCCGACAGTACGCCGGGCATCCCGTTCAGCGCGTCGACGCAGATTCCGCTGTCGTCGGCGATCGACGGCAGCCCGGTCGCAGCGAGTGCGGCGTGCGCCTTGAGCAGAGCGTTGCCCTCGAACGTCGGCTCCGTCTCGGGCGGTTCCTCGTACGGCGTGACGTCGGCGAGCCCGAGCACCTCGATGCCGGGCACGATCGGGGTGAGGATGCGGCGCAACTCCTCGAGCTTCTTCTGGTTGTTCGATGCCAGTAGCACCTTGCTCACGCGAGCGCCTCCTGCTGCAGCTTGGTGAGCTCGGCGCACCCGGCCGAACCGAGCTCGAGCAACGCGTCGAGTTCGGCGCGATCGAACGGCGCGCCTTCGGCCGTACCCTGCACCTCGATGAACTTGCCGTCGCCGGTGAGCACCAGGTTCATGTCGGTCTCGGCCCGGACGTCCTCTTCGTAGCAGAGGTCGAGCATCGGGGCGCCGTCGATGATCCCGACGGACACCGCGGAGACCGAGCCCGTCAACGGTTCGCCCTTCAGCGCCTTGCGGTCGCGCAGGAACGACACGGCGTCCGCGAGCGCGACGTACGCGCCGGTGATCGCCGCCGTCCGGGTGCCGCCGTCGGCCTGCAGTACGTCGCAGTCGAGCAGGATCGTGTTCTCACCGAGCGCCTTGTAGTCGATCACGGCGCGCAGGGACCGGCCGATCAGCCGGGAGATCTCGTGCGTACGGCCGCCGATCCGGCCCTTCACCGACTCACGGTCCGAGCGGGTGTTGGTCGACCGCGGCAGCATCGCGTACTCCGCGCTCACCCAGCCCAGCCCCGAACCCTTGCGCCAGCGCGGTACACCCTCGGTGACGCTGGCCGCACACAGCACCCGGGTCTTGCCGAACTCGACCAGCACCGACCCCTCGGCATGGTCGAGCCACTTCCGGGTCAGGGTCACCGGCCGGAGCTGATCAGGTGTACGTCCATCGATACGAGCCATGCCCGAAACCCTAAGCCTGAACCTCCTGTACCTCCGCATCGGCGGCGGGACGGACGTGGGTGAGGGCCATGTGGGCGGCCCAGGGGGCCAGATCTCGGGCGCGGCGAGCCAGCCAAGGGGTGCCTTCTCGGAGCATCCACAGGGTGTCTGCCCACTTGGACGGCGTATCCCCGGCGCAGTCCAGGGCGGGCGGCACAGCGATCCGTACGCCGTGGCGCTGCAACTCATCGGCGAAGGCACGTGCCAGTCGCCGGTGCCCGCGTTCGCCGGGATGCAGGCGATCAACGCTCCAGAAGTCGCGCCGGTAGACCTCGGGGTAGCCGGCCATGTCGATCCGAATCCCGCCGAACCGGGCGAAGAGTTCGTCGTACGCCAGATTCACCTGCTCGATCCGCTGCCACAACGGCCGCCGCAGCCACGAAGGCAGGCCGAAC
This region includes:
- a CDS encoding GroES family chaperonin, with amino-acid sequence MTPRKRVDDDKLPIRMLHDRVLVALETEGERKSSAGILIPATAQMGRRLAWAKVVAVGANVRTVEVGDRVLFDPEDRAEVEVRGDDYVLLRERDLHAVAAGRLEDGQTGLYL
- a CDS encoding DUF3618 domain-containing protein, yielding MSDTKARTAEQIEADIAATRARLASTVDELVDRAHPKNVARRQVEQAKAQVFDERGQLRTQKLVAVGGAAVGVIAVLLLIRRLVGRR
- a CDS encoding glucose 1-dehydrogenase is translated as MRAMTVVPGKANSASLGEVSEPPLSDGSILVEGVLAGICGTDHEMVAGEFGTGRPGADRLVIGHESLGRVLEAPPGAGVSAGDLVMGIVRRPDPAPCPACARGEWDFCRNGRYTERGIKEMDGYGAERWRIDPYYAVPVPAELGLLGVLVEPASILTKAWDQIDQVGDRSWFGPEHVLVTGAGPIGLLAALIAAQRGHTVHVLDRATDGPKPQLVRDLGGQYLTDLAELDVTPDVVIEATGAGQLVVDCANLLPPAGVMCLTGISPGPSSIDVRMDALIRQLVVRNAVLVGSVNAAKRHCADAVDVLRAADPDWLERLVTRTVPLSDWPSALIREPDDIKVVVDLQA
- the bcp gene encoding thioredoxin-dependent thiol peroxidase encodes the protein MSERLTVGDTAPDFTLPDADGNDVSLAGLRGKNVIVYFYPAAMTPGCTKQACDFRDSLDSLAAHGYTVLGISPDKPAKLAKFRERDGVTFPLLSDPDKTVLTAYGAFGEKTMYGKKVTGVIRSTFVVDPDGKIAVAQYNVKATGHVAKLRRDLGL
- a CDS encoding substrate-binding domain-containing protein, producing the protein MTKSNNNRRPVYLTAVGLLVLSLGAVFVVRSFGSESGADGFLGGGSCDDPTQIQLHTTPEIQPQLEAAAKSLAAKKDKDAPCLQFTISPVKSSVDARTIANKGDSTPDLWVPDSSAWIPQADDGDSIPTIVVPSIATSPLVLVGRNENFANISSWLGAFGTTKPALLDPGSESAGLLALLAVGSERSKTSATDSLVSSVMVPLAQRLGSMAKPFTDVDGVFGRAAAENSQVVVPASEQAFVKYQDEHPDAELKAVVPQTGTLVFDYPIAVTSKADNNQVITEAAKSLAAEMLTDAADQARDDAGFRDGLLSPLTGGRGVGDIIQLTKPTPSAVDKALLDWTRLSLTAHSLAVIDVSGSMNEKVGDKTRMQLTIAAAQQGLGLFPDNAALGLWTFSTNIGPSHAAYRQLVPIRKLNKAQRNTIIATLQQQKAIPNGGTGLYETAIAAVRAVKENFDSSAVNAVMIFTDGKNDDPNGLTLTQAIRQLESLRDPARPVRIIALGMGPDVDGNELGQLAAATGGLSYVARNPGDLQGVFINALQSR
- the rdgB gene encoding RdgB/HAM1 family non-canonical purine NTP pyrophosphatase, with product MSKVLLASNNQKKLEELRRILTPIVPGIEVLGLADVTPYEEPPETEPTFEGNALLKAHAALAATGLPSIADDSGICVDALNGMPGVLSARWSGPLKDNHANNLLLLGQLEDVPDERRGASFVAAIAFCRPGAEDEIVRGEMRGSVIRELRGTGGFGYDVLFQAEGYDRTTAELSIEEKDAISHRGKALRALAPIVAKALGA
- the rph gene encoding ribonuclease PH; this encodes MARIDGRTPDQLRPVTLTRKWLDHAEGSVLVEFGKTRVLCAASVTEGVPRWRKGSGLGWVSAEYAMLPRSTNTRSDRESVKGRIGGRTHEISRLIGRSLRAVIDYKALGENTILLDCDVLQADGGTRTAAITGAYVALADAVSFLRDRKALKGEPLTGSVSAVSVGIIDGAPMLDLCYEEDVRAETDMNLVLTGDGKFIEVQGTAEGAPFDRAELDALLELGSAGCAELTKLQQEALA
- a CDS encoding SGNH/GDSL hydrolase family protein translates to MSLHYVALGDSTTVGVGDPMNGSTTDLSGAGARPGEGWRGWASLLADSLGSSHRVTFANFATSGATAPMVAAEQLPASGSGPIDVASVIVGINDTLRSTFDAREIRDCLQYCGEQLTTRGALLLTVRFHDHGQVFGLPSWLRRPLWQRIEQVNLAYDELFARFGGIRIDMAGYPEVYRRDFWSVDRLHPGERGHRRLARAFADELQRHGVRIAVPPALDCAGDTPSKWADTLWMLREGTPWLARRARDLAPWAAHMALTHVRPAADAEVQEVQA